GAGATGAGAATGAGGAATAGTCTGTTCTATGTGACTTCAATGAAGAAAGGAAATAACTTACCTTCATTCGGAAGCAAACCAGAGCCATTGTAACTTCGGTTACTATTTCAAAACGATCGTCGTTCCTAATGTATCCCTCGAATTGCTTTGCGAGATTTACAGTGTGACGGATATAGTTTTGCAGACCCTGAACCCCGTACATTCTCATCACGAACCAGAGCTTAAGAGCGCGAAATCTGCGACCCAGGGGAATTTGCCAGTGCTGAAAGAACGGAGGAAAACCCCATTAAATACCGTTCTCATTAAGGACGAAATTGGGCAGTAGTGAAAGCAACCAATCGTGGAATCTGGAAGTGTCCGAATTTCACTGTTGCGCCTCAACGTAATAGGTCGTTTTGGCTGTGATGTACACCCAGAAACAGTAAAACCAAATTCTACTAATCAAACGACACTAACGCGGTTCcatattctttttcataaATCGATGGAACATATttaagaaaagaataaaaataaacctaCTCTGTAGTCAGGCTGTTGTCCTTCTTTCTCGTGTGCAAGATAGATTCTGTCAACGTTGAAGGCCTCCACTAAGTATCTGGAGTCCTTCACCCTGAAATTGACGAATAGATTCGACGTGAACTTGACGCTGATCagatttaattaaattgaCACTTTGTAAATTTGATGCTCACCACATTGCTGAGCAGTCGAAGTTGACCAGCAACCACTTGTGCGGATTGAAgtcaaaagaatcggcaaattCGACACCCGACATCAGATGCCTGAATTCAGGGCATACGAAAGCAGCGCCTGAAACATCGCgtgaaaagtagaaaaatataacaatacaTTATATCACGCACTATATAtgggtataaattttacaGATCTGTCGCAAAGCTTGAAATCGAAATTGGTAAAATGAAGAAGTTTAAAACACAATTCATCGAAAATCTGTGAAAATCATTCACGTACGTAGAAGTAGAATTGTctcaaaatatattatactgtTACTCTTCTTGTGATGCTTTCCAACCATGTTCTATTACACCAAGAGtaaatttaacatttttcaagtTCAGCTAGGTGTTGGAGTTTTCCAATTTACCAACTCTTTCCGTGAATGTAACACCCTGACTTGAAGGTTGTAACCATTGAACCAACTGCAAGTCAACGCGTGCTTACCTGCGTAGGCGGCGTCAACGTGAAGCCAAACATTTTTGTCGTTGCAAATCGGTCCGAGCTCTTCCAAGCAGTCGTGAGCACAAGTGCCGGTGGTCCCGAGAGTGGCAACGACGTAACAAGGTATCAGACCCTCCCTTTCGTCCTTTTCGATTGCTTCTAGGAGGGTGGATCCTCGTAGACGGCAATGCTCGTCCGATGGCAAATGTCTCATTGGCATTGAACCCAAGAGTCCGGCCTTCTCAACGGACGAGTTGGCCTGATCTGTGTTTGAGGTAATAATCCGACGTCAGAACTGATTCTATACGGATTTCTAATTAGCGGTTTTCCGTCCGTAGATTGATTGTTTCATGTTATGTACAAAATGTAATATCTTGACTCTTAAAGTCAGTcttaaacttaaaaaaaaaaaaattaaagtatcaatttcTCTTGACACGTGCAAACGATATGTATTGATAATTGATCCGAACATATATTTACCAAACGTGTTTTTAATCGTAAGTTTCACTACTCACCGGAAGTGTAAGCGATTAGCTTGGCTTTGATGTCTGCTTCGCTCCAATCCGGATGGAGTTTCATCATACGACGCGTGGTTCGTTCTTTGGCTGCCAAAAGACCGACAAAAGTGGCAACACTTGCCGAGGACTGGAATATAAACGTATGTTGAACACCACGATCGAGGTAAAAACCCGCGGACTCTAATTAATAAGAactacttttttggtaattttaacgaaaagaACCCTCATGATTTTTGGAAAGAAGGATCGCCAAAATCTCGAAGAGGCAAAATATCATTCCTCGGTTCCCTGCCAGTCATACGTTAAAAACCTTTTCTTAAAGTATTCTCTTTGCGTTTACTTGGTTTATGGATCAGTAGTAAAAAGAGGATGTGTAACTAACCTGAATTACACCACCACCTGGACCCTTTGTGCAGTTCAGAAATTGTTCGGGCAGGCCCAACATCTTTCCGAGCCAGTTCATCATGGTCACTTCCAGCTCCGTGCACACCGGAGAAGTCATCCAGGAAAATCCTAAGCAGCCTATTCCGGCACTAAGCATTTCTGCTACGACAGAAGGATACGAGACCGCCGACGGGAAGTAGCCGTGAAATTGGGGCGAGTTCCAATGTGTCATCTGTATAGAAGTTGTAAAATCATTTACTGATCGGTTAACGTCAATCATAGTTTCCAACAACGGTGGAATCATTTTCAGCCTCATCAAGCAGGCCTGACTGCttctgagaaaatttatttgaagtGCGATTGAAAATCTCTTTTTCAATGTATCAGAGTTTTGCAGATCGTCTTGGGGTTCTTATGCAATTGGATAGTGCCGAAACAACTATCGAAATGACTTCGACTGGAGTGAGAATACAAGAACAGGGAAGTCCAGTATTCCTTAATCTTGGGGAGATGTTTCGACtatttagaaacaaaaatgcaGATATCTTTTCCTCAACGTGCTTGTGTATCGATTTTATTCTCTCATTCTGTAGAATGTCTGTCAAACAATTCGAAACAATTACAGACTTAATCGCCCATTCAAGGGTTTACTTCCGTCGCATCACGCGCCAATCGAAAGTTCTtacgaagaattttttgaagGAAACGTGATTTAGCTTCAATCGTATCGAAATATTACAACAGCGTGACATGATGAATAATTTCGATTAACATGTCGGCTCGGTTGGTGATGTAAGATCCAAAGTAGGCCGAAATACGTTGGAGAAAGACTTTCCACAATTACGACGCTGCCGCCGGAGGTgaaagtttcattttcgttCACCGTACTCGGTATTACAgataaattctgtctgacgaAAGTCGCGAACCGATTAAGTAAGCGATGTGCAAAGCAAAGGAGAGAGTCTTCCGTCAACTTACACCTGGCATGATGACGCGCTCGACGTCTCCCAGGACTTCTTGCCACGATTCTGGCTTCTCCGGTGCCTCGTCGGGAATCAAGCGACCCAGATATCCCGGTTCCACGTTGGGGATAACCGGACGTTCCCTAAGGGTATCCGTGTAGTCGGCGAGATAGTCAACCGCTGCTTTACCAAACTCCCGAAATTCGTCGGTGTCCATGACTGGCGGTTCGAGGGATAGGTGAGGGTGATGGTTGAGCGATATTTCTTATCAGGTTTTGGTACGTTTCGCGCTTCACTTCTTCGATCTTGTCAACTTGTCATCCAGAAACTGACGTGTCAATTCGGCAAACCGTGGTGCACTTCACTGGTCGAAAGAGGCGCGttcattatttaaaaaacgGGAATTTGTCGGCGGCTGAATGAACCTGTCGAGAAACGTTGGACCGAGGAACTGGTGACCAAGTGTTCCTGCCCTCTCGAGGAAGCCTTCCTCGGCGAAACTTTCACTCAACCAAGAACTCTCCACAGTCACGCGACGATCGGTGCAGGATTACCTCTTCGAGTGTCGCGCGCAACTTCGCACTCTCCTATTTAAGCTTTCTCTAAAATTTAACATAACTTTGCAAAAACTCACGGAACCAGATCCGCTTCCCCCACTTCTGCTGATTACTACCCGAGTAAATTACTCGTTGCGCAATATCCTCGCTTCTTACCTTCCACCTTCCGTCTCGAACCAACTTTTCTCACAACGAATTTCGACGCACTGCCCTAAATAATCCGCGGTGAAAGGGGCACCGTGTTTCTTTCacgttatattttcttttccatttatttttcattcgttttctcaatattttcacCGTCAATCCTCCCTCTCCAATCGATTCTCAACATATCACGATGCTAGTTTTTCATGCTTAATAGCCGAGAGCAACGTCTTTCAAACAAATCTATGTTCGATGTGTGATGAACCTTCTTTTGAGATCCAATGTCCCACAGACCGCGTCTAGAAGCGAGCTGTCTATGAAGAGACAAGTATTCTGGTAACACCATAGGGAGACGTGTATGATTGATTTTTACTGATATCGTGTgatgcgaaaaattttctatgcATCGTATAAACTTTCTCGAAATGGTAACGAACTAAATAAGTACCGACGTAGATGAATCGAGGCCCTCATTACGTAACTTCATCAAGCGCGTTCAAGGATGTCGAAGTAATACTTGGCAACTTCCCTGATCAAATATCAGCAATGGAAGTAAAGTTTTCTTCGACCTCCGAAATCATTATCCATGGTTACATTTGTATTTTGGGAGAGAACTCGTTAAATGACATACGAGGTGTCATTACACATgatttattctcttttttcttctctccgaGGCGCGGGGAAGACGGTTGTCctttctcattgtcagttataCGAGCCGTTTGATATACACCAAAGAGTACCATGAGATGATGTTCGTGACCATGGAGAATATTATGAAGATTTGAATTAGTTGGACGAAGGTCAAGGATGGACCGATTCACATTTagcattcaattttattttccgtacGACGTTTCAACAGGCCCCGCCTACCATCGTCAGGTTTCtttaatacaaataaaaaccATTTCTTACATGACTTACGCTTGCTCACTAATAGTCACGTTAAGAACATTACACAACGAGCCAATATTTTATCTCTATTGCATATAAATACTTTTAACTGTGTTCTTATTTCATAGTATGCATAAATACCAatcttatatttttatcttattgttTAAACTACTATGGAAGATCATTTTTTAACACCTACCTAAATCAACATTCCTTAACGCTTACGATGTTCATTGCATGGTTTACGAGGAGGAAGTGAATTCCAACCTAAATATATTATCCGAACTGTTCTCTGAATAGTCAATTTaacaacaatatttgaaagtCAAGTGCCTGTTTGCATATTTATTTGTGCACTGGCCTAATCGTTTGCACTGCAGTCTATGCCAAATTCTATTGACGGTTTAGATGATGTCCGAATAGAGGTGATTCAGGTTTTGCACGTCAGTTCTTTCGTTGAGTGTATTGTTTTCAGATACACGTATCATTTCCTTGATAAGCCTTTTATGCCAGTTGATTTctttgtcaattatttttacttttttaaatttgaaactgtGCCCTTCGATCAATGAATGCTGAGCCAGAGCAGATCTACCAGGATCGcgagtttttaaatcatatttCTGATCTGCTACTCGTGTTTTGCGATGCTTGTCAGTCTttaccttcaattttttatgcaatGTTGGTTTGTTCCAAAGTGGTAGTTTTCGATTATAATGACGCAAATATACTGTTTAAAGTATTGGTAATTTTATACGAAACATTAATGCTTTCTTTCATTAGTATCTTTTTGATGTTTGGTGACAGGCCATCAATGAACGAAATTGATCCAAGACATTTTTCTTCGTTGGCATTATTGTTGTCCAGCTTAGCATCTGTGCAATTATCATAATGTTTATGGATTCTTTGTGTCTGTAAGTGCCTGATCAATTTTGATAGATACCAATTTGCTCACAGAGTTCCACGTAccaattttagatttttcttgtttgtttcgtatttttattaacaGGTGTTGTATTAGTTCATCAGCAGGTGTTACTGAATAGGAATGTTATTAGAATCACGACACTGCCTCCTCGATATCACGATGACTAATTTCAATGGCAAATGCCAAGCATGAATCGGAACTTACGTTTTTCGTACACAGGTGAATAGCGCAGGTTGATGATAATGATTGATAACAGAGCAtggttaatttaaaaaaaatcaacggaGCACTCATCCCCATGTGTTAGCAAGGAATGatgtattttaaaataaatcattttattACTAACAATGACGAAATGAATTACATTTCATATGATCAGTTATTGGTGCACGGGCGAAACTTTGAGTTCATACAATTTCATGAAAGGATATACAAACGAGACAAGaatctaataaaattttctacagtAAAACTAACACATCGTTCAATGTGACGTTCTCCTCGCGATCTTACGAAATAGTTGGCGAATTTTTCACGCTACTCGTAATTTCAAGATCTAGTAGCTTGTCCGTCAAGTTTTCCAAGGGTTTTTCTGTGATAATTGTGCGGATCTCTATCGATCGGTCCTCGAGTACTGCCGACGCTTCGATTtgcgatttaaaaatttccgtcGTTTGTGTTGTAATTTCATTCCAGGCAAACTCCACATCTTTCTCTTCGCAATTCTGGCTGCAAACCACAAAACGCACGATCGTTTTCCCCATGTATGTTGCTGGTATTACGTAAATCTGCCTCCGCGCTGTCAAACGCTCGAGAAGCTCATTGGTCAAGGAATTGTCACCCTAAAAATAGATAACGAAAAGCGGAGAGCTTAATGCGAGGAAATTAAATCCACAAACTTTGACCTTACAACTAGTTCAGAAATGGTACAAAATGCAATTAATCACGTGTCGGCAAGTAAGCTTTCAGATTCTAAATCTACCTTTCACGAGgcacgtttttacaaaaacgtTCTGTTGTGGTTACGAAATTGctacaaaaataaatcgacGAAGGACAGGGTCAGCGCAAACCGGATTTCACGCGTAGCTTACCTTAATTCTGAAGCAAACGAGTCCCAATGTCACATCCGTGACTATTTCGAACCTATTGTCATATCGAACGAGGTTCTCAAAGTAACGAGCCAGTTTTACCGATCCACGAATGTATTTCTGAATCCCTTCGACTCCGTAAATCCTCATGACGAACCACAGCTTCAGGGAGCGGAACCTGCGACCCAGAGGAATCTGCCAGTGCTGAAAAGTAGTACGATTTTCAGTTAAATTTTAGATCCGGCTTTTTCTACAGTGGATTGTTTCACGTCGACTTTCTCTGTTACTCGAGTCTTATCATTCAGCTTACTCTGTAATCCGGTGCCTTGTCCTCGTGGCCATGAGCGAGGTAAACTCTGTCGACATTCGCTGCGTCGATCAGATACCTTGAGTTTTTCACCCTGGGAAAAAAGCACAGTGTCATGTCTTTTCAGAGTCAATCTTTGCACGTCCCACTCGCCGTCGTGAAAGAAAGTTCAAGACTTGGGCGTAAGAACGatttcgcgttttttttttttttcaagtgttTTTACCGTCGTTTCACGGTACCGCAGTTTTATATCCTAAGAGTGTGTGTTTTAATCTTCAGTAACTCTTATTATCAGCGCAGTTTGCGCTACGTGCCTCAACCTATTCAAGTATTTGCAAATTGCCAAATACTTTGGAGAAATTCAAGTCCGAAGCCTAGTGCGAATGTTGCAACATGTGTACAATGGCGAGTAGTTAACCCAGAAAagtaaaatgtgaaaatggTGATGTAAActcgaaatattatttatgaacAAGGTTCACGGGGAATTTTGGAGAGacgtgtgtacgtataacCATTTCTTATATGTTAATTTCAACAAACTGT
This is a stretch of genomic DNA from Neodiprion fabricii isolate iyNeoFabr1 chromosome 2, iyNeoFabr1.1, whole genome shotgun sequence. It encodes these proteins:
- the LOC124175188 gene encoding aromatic-L-amino-acid decarboxylase-like, producing the protein MDTDEFREFGKAAVDYLADYTDTLRERPVIPNVEPGYLGRLIPDEAPEKPESWQEVLGDVERVIMPGMTHWNSPQFHGYFPSAVSYPSVVAEMLSAGIGCLGFSWMTSPVCTELEVTMMNWLGKMLGLPEQFLNCTKGPGGGVIQSSASVATFVGLLAAKERTTRRMMKLHPDWSEADIKAKLIAYTSDQANSSVEKAGLLGSMPMRHLPSDEHCRLRGSTLLEAIEKDEREGLIPCYVVATLGTTGTCAHDCLEELGPICNDKNVWLHVDAAYAGAAFVCPEFRHLMSGVEFADSFDFNPHKWLLVNFDCSAMWVKDSRYLVEAFNVDRIYLAHEKEGQQPDYRHWQIPLGRRFRALKLWFVMRMYGVQGLQNYIRHTVNLAKQFEGYIRNDDRFEIVTEVTMALVCFRMKGDNSNTRELLDKLLARRKIYVIAATYREKLFIRFVVCSSLCEARDMEFAWKEVSERATEILNPVPQQDVAVMSAIESSKEPATNIATMIKDLKIEHGLKEKAPKIS